In a single window of the Bacillus marinisedimentorum genome:
- a CDS encoding helix-turn-helix transcriptional regulator — MAKPFLTPEDVADMLKISKYTVYEIVKRGELPVTRIGRKMRFNPEDLDVFLGKQHGVPEAEDEYSRAQGAGRLAPPVLFIGSHDLSVDLVIRYMKERGEGTLILPAFVGSMEGLLSMYFEKADIVGCHLLDEETGEYNTPIIRRMFAGQPVYVVQFVKRNIGWIVPEGNPKHLQGWKDLNRADLVFVNRQKGAGTRLLLDFHLKKMGIDRRSIRGYENVEQTHTDLASAVLRGEADAGLGTESAARKRGLGFVPLIKERYDFVMREEFYKSEQWLSIKQILQSDELQEGINKLGGYDVTGIASVIEEVN; from the coding sequence ATGGCGAAACCTTTCTTGACTCCGGAAGATGTTGCTGACATGCTGAAAATTTCAAAGTATACCGTATATGAAATAGTGAAGCGCGGGGAGCTTCCGGTTACAAGAATTGGCCGGAAGATGCGGTTTAATCCTGAGGACCTTGATGTCTTTCTCGGCAAACAGCATGGCGTGCCTGAAGCGGAAGATGAATATTCTCGTGCACAGGGGGCTGGCCGGCTGGCGCCTCCAGTGCTTTTTATTGGCAGTCATGACCTTTCAGTAGACCTTGTCATCCGCTATATGAAAGAGCGAGGAGAAGGTACATTGATTCTTCCTGCCTTTGTCGGCAGTATGGAAGGCCTGCTCAGCATGTATTTCGAGAAAGCTGATATTGTCGGCTGCCACCTGCTTGATGAGGAAACGGGTGAATATAATACGCCTATTATCAGAAGGATGTTTGCGGGACAGCCGGTTTATGTCGTGCAGTTTGTAAAGAGGAATATCGGCTGGATCGTGCCTGAAGGAAACCCCAAACATTTGCAGGGCTGGAAGGATCTTAACCGAGCCGATTTGGTGTTTGTGAATAGGCAAAAAGGGGCCGGGACCCGCCTTCTGCTTGATTTCCATCTGAAAAAAATGGGAATTGACCGCCGTTCCATCAGAGGTTATGAAAATGTTGAACAGACACATACCGATCTTGCCTCTGCCGTTTTGAGAGGTGAAGCTGACGCGGGATTAGGTACTGAAAGCGCTGCTCGGAAAAGAGGACTTGGCTTTGTGCCGCTTATCAAGGAAAGGTATGACTTTGTCATGAGGGAAGAGTTTTACAAGAGTGAGCAGTGGCTGTCGATAAAACAAATTCTGCAATCCGATGAGTTACAGGAAGGGATCAACAAACTGGGTGGATATGATGTAACCGGGATCGCTTCAGTCATTGAGGAGGTCAATTAA
- a CDS encoding alpha/beta hydrolase family protein translates to MKNGQIIEKRPFPSPNPNIRLYETTYISEGLKVKGYLAVPVENKVYPAILYLRGGIKNVGMVRIARVIQFASEGFVVFAPFYRGNRGGEGNEDFAGRDRWDAVNGLEVLRNLPVADSDRIHLFGFSRGGVMALWTAILSQKAASVITWGGVSDVALTYKERVDLRRMMKRVIGGTPWKAAGNYAGRNPLLKLTGMDADVLIIHGKKDENVSVEHAYLLEDAMKKERKPVESWIFPQQDHYFPPRLNREVTEKACRWMKRRRLKQRGR, encoded by the coding sequence ATGAAAAATGGACAAATCATAGAGAAACGGCCATTTCCGTCCCCCAATCCGAACATCCGGCTTTATGAAACAACGTATATAAGTGAAGGGCTGAAAGTTAAAGGGTATCTGGCGGTGCCGGTGGAAAATAAGGTATATCCAGCGATTCTTTACTTGCGGGGCGGCATCAAAAATGTCGGAATGGTGCGGATAGCGCGGGTTATACAGTTTGCTTCGGAAGGATTTGTCGTATTTGCGCCTTTTTATCGCGGAAACCGCGGCGGAGAAGGAAACGAAGACTTTGCCGGCAGAGACCGCTGGGATGCGGTCAACGGCCTGGAAGTCCTCAGAAACCTGCCGGTGGCCGATTCGGACCGAATTCATTTATTTGGATTTTCAAGGGGCGGGGTCATGGCGCTTTGGACCGCTATATTATCTCAAAAAGCTGCTTCAGTTATCACATGGGGTGGCGTTTCTGATGTGGCGCTCACTTATAAAGAGCGAGTTGATTTAAGAAGGATGATGAAAAGGGTAATCGGCGGTACGCCGTGGAAAGCGGCCGGAAACTATGCCGGCAGGAACCCGTTATTGAAACTGACCGGGATGGACGCTGATGTTTTGATTATTCATGGAAAGAAAGATGAAAATGTCTCGGTTGAACATGCATATCTTCTTGAAGACGCAATGAAAAAAGAAAGGAAGCCGGTTGAATCGTGGATTTTTCCCCAGCAGGATCATTATTTTCCTCCCCGGCTGAACAGGGAAGTAACGGAAAAGGCATGCCGGTGGATGAAAAGGAGGAGGCTTAAGCAGCGCGGCCGGTAA
- a CDS encoding ABC transporter substrate-binding protein: MHPFFKLGLVLAAIGLLMGLTACGANQNDSVRVAEVTHSIFYAPQYVALSEGFFEEENLEIDLKTTWGGDKTMTALLSGGADVALVGAETTLYVKAQGSNDPAVNFAQLTQTDGTFLVSREKMDSFSWEDLKGTTFLGQRKGGMPQMVGEYVLKKHGIDPHYDMELIQNIDFANIANAFASGKGDYVQLFEPTASIFEQEGKGHIVASFGEESGHVPYTVFMAKKSYLNENRGVIERFTKAVHKAQKWVEEHSAAEIAESIAPYFEDTPKELIETVVDRYKSQGSYATDPILDEEEWNNLKSIMEEAGELPADIGHSELVNNEFAEKAMK, encoded by the coding sequence ATGCATCCATTTTTCAAGTTGGGTTTGGTACTCGCGGCTATCGGTCTATTGATGGGTCTTACAGCCTGCGGAGCAAACCAAAATGACAGCGTCCGAGTGGCAGAAGTAACCCACTCCATTTTTTACGCCCCGCAATACGTTGCGCTCTCAGAAGGTTTCTTTGAAGAAGAAAACCTGGAAATCGACCTGAAAACGACGTGGGGCGGAGACAAAACGATGACAGCCCTTCTTTCAGGAGGAGCTGATGTTGCATTGGTCGGTGCCGAAACAACTCTTTATGTGAAGGCACAGGGATCAAATGACCCGGCTGTGAATTTTGCTCAGCTTACACAGACTGACGGCACATTTCTTGTCTCACGTGAAAAAATGGACTCTTTTAGTTGGGAGGACCTGAAAGGAACAACTTTCCTTGGCCAGCGGAAAGGCGGCATGCCGCAAATGGTTGGTGAATATGTCCTGAAAAAGCACGGAATCGATCCCCATTACGATATGGAATTGATCCAAAATATCGATTTTGCGAATATCGCAAATGCTTTTGCTTCAGGAAAAGGTGACTACGTCCAGCTGTTCGAACCGACAGCCAGCATTTTTGAGCAGGAAGGTAAAGGGCATATCGTCGCTTCCTTCGGTGAGGAATCCGGCCACGTCCCTTACACAGTTTTCATGGCAAAGAAAAGCTACTTGAATGAAAACAGAGGTGTTATTGAACGTTTTACAAAAGCCGTTCATAAAGCACAGAAGTGGGTTGAAGAACACAGTGCAGCTGAAATCGCAGAATCCATTGCCCCGTATTTTGAAGATACGCCGAAAGAGTTGATCGAAACCGTTGTCGACCGTTATAAAAGCCAGGGATCCTATGCCACTGATCCGATTCTTGATGAAGAAGAATGGAATAACTTGAAGTCCATCATGGAAGAGGCTGGGGAACTCCCTGCCGATATCGGGCATAGTGAGCTTGTAAACAATGAATTCGCAGAAAAAGCGATGAAATAA
- a CDS encoding ABC transporter permease — translation MKTTKTKVLTWQSALFLAFFTSWEAASRLTWIDPLIFSAPSKIWGMFWVKLADGSLLTHLSVTLFETVLGFLLGTLLGTLLAALLWWSPFLSDVLDPYLVILNAMPKVALGPILIVALGPGFVSIIAMGTVISVIITTLVIYSAFKETDDNYIKVMQTFGATKRQVFHEAVLPASFPAIISTLKVNVGLSWVGVIVGEFLVSAEGLGYMIIYGFQVFNFTLVLLSLLLIAVFATLMYQAVEWLEAKLIKRSG, via the coding sequence ATAAAAACCACCAAAACAAAGGTTCTGACCTGGCAGTCCGCCCTCTTTCTCGCCTTTTTCACATCGTGGGAGGCCGCCAGCAGGCTCACCTGGATCGATCCGTTAATTTTCAGTGCGCCTTCAAAGATCTGGGGAATGTTTTGGGTGAAGCTGGCAGACGGGTCACTTCTCACCCATTTATCGGTCACTTTATTTGAAACGGTTCTCGGATTCTTGCTCGGGACACTGCTTGGCACACTGCTTGCCGCCTTACTCTGGTGGTCACCGTTTCTATCAGATGTACTGGACCCTTACCTTGTCATTTTGAATGCGATGCCGAAAGTGGCACTTGGCCCAATACTAATCGTCGCTCTAGGTCCCGGGTTTGTATCCATTATTGCAATGGGCACCGTCATTTCCGTAATCATTACAACCCTGGTTATATACAGTGCATTCAAAGAAACTGATGACAACTATATCAAGGTCATGCAAACATTCGGTGCCACGAAACGCCAGGTATTCCATGAAGCTGTGCTGCCGGCTTCATTCCCGGCGATTATTTCCACCTTGAAAGTGAATGTCGGGCTTTCATGGGTCGGTGTCATTGTCGGCGAATTCCTGGTTTCGGCCGAAGGGCTCGGGTATATGATCATTTACGGCTTCCAGGTTTTCAATTTTACATTGGTTCTTCTGAGCCTGCTGCTGATTGCCGTTTTCGCAACACTGATGTACCAGGCAGTCGAATGGCTGGAAGCTAAGCTGATAAAAAGGTCCGGATAA
- a CDS encoding ABC transporter permease: protein MDMIYRGLLEALRMIFTGDPEIFSITWLTLKVSGTATLISLVIGVPLGVILAWVRFPGRKFILSVINTAMGFPPVVIGLWVFLLLARNGPLGFMNLIYTPTAIVIAQAVIASPIVIGLTSAAIMQIDDRLLLQMRALGATRVQMLLLALREARYSLLAAVIAGFGAVVSEVGASMMVGGNIKDYSRVLTTATVMEVNKGNTEVAIGLSVILLLLAYFVTLGLTMMQQREVKE from the coding sequence ATGGATATGATATATCGCGGACTTTTAGAAGCCCTGCGCATGATATTTACCGGTGACCCGGAAATCTTCAGTATTACCTGGCTGACATTGAAGGTGTCCGGAACAGCAACCTTGATCAGCTTGGTCATCGGTGTCCCGCTTGGCGTGATACTTGCCTGGGTGCGGTTTCCAGGCCGGAAATTCATACTCAGTGTCATCAATACGGCCATGGGCTTTCCGCCGGTCGTCATCGGGTTATGGGTGTTTTTGCTGCTGGCCCGGAACGGCCCGCTTGGTTTTATGAATTTGATATATACACCCACTGCAATTGTAATTGCCCAGGCAGTCATTGCCTCCCCGATTGTTATCGGACTTACAAGTGCTGCCATCATGCAAATCGACGACCGCCTGCTTTTGCAAATGAGGGCGCTTGGCGCAACACGTGTGCAAATGCTGCTCCTGGCTTTGCGTGAGGCACGATACTCCCTGCTTGCTGCTGTCATCGCCGGCTTCGGTGCAGTTGTTTCGGAAGTGGGTGCTTCAATGATGGTCGGAGGGAACATAAAAGATTATTCGCGGGTGTTGACGACTGCAACCGTTATGGAAGTCAATAAAGGGAATACCGAGGTGGCCATCGGTCTTTCGGTCATCCTGTTACTGCTTGCTTATTTTGTGACTCTCGGATTGACGATGATGCAGCAGCGTGAGGTGAAAGAATGA
- a CDS encoding substrate-binding domain-containing protein, whose translation MKKSFLFLIGAMLTALLTACGNVQSIQEADGGGKENAAAEQPKSSFILATTTSTQDSGLLDKLVPMFEEQNGYMVKTIAVGTGKALEMGENGEADALLTHAPDSEQVLVDNGDVTNYQLVMHNDFVIAGPGEDPAGIKGAKSPGEALKMIADSESVFVSRGDDSGTHKKEKSLWEEAELQPGGKWYQETGQGMGGTIRVASEKSGYTLTDRATYLALHDELSMEILVEGDESLKNIYHVMQVNSKKSDKINSEAAEAFVDFMVSKEAQDTIEQFGIEQYGQPLFFPDVK comes from the coding sequence TTGAAAAAATCATTTTTATTTCTGATTGGTGCCATGTTAACGGCACTGCTTACGGCATGCGGAAACGTTCAGTCCATTCAGGAAGCAGATGGCGGGGGAAAAGAAAATGCTGCTGCGGAACAACCTAAATCAAGTTTCATCCTTGCCACAACAACGAGCACCCAGGACAGCGGCCTATTGGACAAGCTTGTGCCTATGTTTGAAGAACAGAATGGATATATGGTCAAAACAATTGCGGTAGGTACCGGGAAAGCACTTGAGATGGGAGAAAACGGAGAAGCAGATGCGCTATTGACACATGCTCCGGACTCTGAACAGGTACTGGTGGATAACGGTGATGTCACAAACTATCAGCTTGTCATGCACAATGATTTTGTCATCGCAGGCCCGGGGGAGGATCCGGCCGGCATCAAAGGTGCGAAAAGCCCTGGTGAAGCATTGAAGATGATTGCCGATTCAGAGTCTGTTTTTGTTTCACGGGGCGATGATTCCGGGACCCATAAAAAAGAAAAGTCTTTATGGGAAGAGGCGGAATTGCAGCCTGGAGGGAAATGGTATCAGGAAACAGGACAGGGAATGGGCGGAACGATAAGAGTGGCATCTGAAAAAAGCGGTTACACGCTTACTGACCGTGCTACTTATCTGGCACTCCATGATGAGTTATCAATGGAAATCCTTGTTGAAGGTGATGAAAGCTTGAAAAACATATACCATGTCATGCAGGTGAATTCGAAAAAATCGGACAAAATCAACAGCGAAGCTGCAGAAGCTTTTGTGGATTTTATGGTTTCCAAAGAAGCACAGGATACGATTGAACAATTCGGCATTGAACAGTACGGCCAGCCGCTGTTCTTTCCGGATGTAAAATAA
- a CDS encoding ABC transporter ATP-binding protein: MSFLTLEGIHHTYFSKTSVTTAIDEVSLAVEEGEFVSFLGPSGCGKTTLLSIIAGLLMPTCGKAAINGKTVQRPDGEIGYMLQQDYLFPWKTIAENIFLGLKTMNKLNEDTKERSLRLLEDMGLGNVEQQYPDELSGGMRQRVALVRTLAVNPKLLLLDEPFSALDYQTKLKLEDLVLATLKEYNKTALLVTHDIGEAIAMSDRIYLLKGEPGAIARIFEVPAELRNKRPFLARQDERFSALFQTIWKELESLEQTS; encoded by the coding sequence ATGAGTTTCCTGACACTTGAGGGCATCCACCACACTTATTTTTCCAAAACATCCGTTACAACCGCGATCGATGAGGTTTCTCTTGCAGTTGAGGAAGGTGAATTTGTGTCATTTCTCGGCCCAAGCGGCTGCGGAAAAACAACTTTACTTTCCATCATCGCCGGATTGCTGATGCCGACGTGCGGAAAGGCGGCAATCAACGGCAAGACGGTGCAGCGGCCAGATGGAGAAATAGGCTATATGCTGCAGCAAGATTATTTATTCCCCTGGAAAACGATTGCTGAAAATATATTTCTAGGCTTAAAAACGATGAATAAGCTGAACGAAGACACAAAAGAGCGGAGCCTGCGCCTGCTTGAAGACATGGGCCTGGGAAATGTGGAACAGCAATATCCCGACGAGCTGTCAGGAGGCATGCGGCAGCGTGTCGCTCTCGTACGTACACTTGCGGTCAATCCGAAGTTGCTCCTTTTAGATGAACCGTTTTCAGCACTGGACTATCAGACAAAGCTTAAACTTGAGGACCTTGTTTTAGCCACGTTGAAAGAGTACAACAAGACGGCGCTTCTTGTCACACATGATATCGGCGAGGCGATTGCCATGAGCGACCGGATCTATTTATTAAAAGGAGAACCTGGTGCCATCGCCAGAATATTCGAGGTGCCGGCAGAACTGCGTAACAAAAGGCCGTTTCTCGCAAGACAGGATGAAAGGTTTTCGGCACTTTTCCAAACGATATGGAAGGAGCTGGAGAGCCTTGAACAAACAAGTTGA
- a CDS encoding ABC transporter ATP-binding protein, producing the protein MMQPVIEMKNVRLAKNGRTILEVPELTVKEGEVTGIIGPNGAGKSTLMKVMAMLEDPDAGSISLSGREVFPGNITIETRRQTAVVFQHPLMMDTTVFKNVAAPLSFRKVRKQDVKGKVVYWLERFGVGHLAGRHARTLSGGESQRVSLARAFVTDPRVLFLDEPFSALDLPTRKKLLQDFKQILKETGTTTLFISHDHQEISYLCGHVAMVYGGKMIKKTELPLDGVKNVPEGFHEFLEGWMAPLAP; encoded by the coding sequence ATGATGCAGCCTGTTATTGAAATGAAGAATGTTCGATTAGCTAAAAACGGCCGCACGATTCTTGAAGTGCCTGAATTAACGGTAAAAGAAGGAGAAGTGACCGGTATCATCGGCCCGAACGGTGCGGGCAAAAGCACTCTGATGAAAGTGATGGCGATGCTGGAGGACCCTGATGCCGGCTCCATATCATTAAGCGGACGTGAGGTTTTCCCAGGGAACATCACAATCGAAACGAGGCGGCAAACGGCTGTCGTGTTTCAGCATCCGCTCATGATGGATACAACCGTATTTAAAAATGTGGCTGCTCCGCTTTCCTTCCGAAAAGTGCGGAAACAGGATGTAAAAGGAAAGGTAGTGTATTGGCTTGAGCGTTTTGGCGTGGGACATCTTGCCGGCAGGCATGCAAGGACGCTGTCCGGCGGCGAGTCACAGCGCGTTTCACTTGCCCGTGCGTTTGTCACCGATCCCAGGGTGCTTTTTTTGGACGAGCCTTTCTCGGCATTGGACCTCCCGACAAGGAAGAAACTGCTCCAGGACTTTAAACAAATTTTAAAGGAGACAGGAACAACCACTTTGTTCATCAGCCATGACCATCAGGAAATCAGTTATTTATGCGGCCATGTGGCGATGGTTTATGGCGGAAAAATGATTAAGAAGACGGAATTGCCGCTTGATGGTGTGAAAAATGTTCCCGAAGGTTTCCATGAGTTTTTGGAAGGGTGGATGGCTCCGCTTGCCCCCTAA
- the ytkD gene encoding RNA deprotection pyrophosphohydrolase, with product MITFQDYYDNTVKFSFSEQPFSDDPRHVWVICKFHNQWLLTRHRNRGIEFPGGKVEPGETPEEAAVREVFEETGGIVEELNYIGQYEVSGKDATVVKNTYFARIREVRKKTDYLETEGPVLVTSLPDNIRSRKEFSFMMKDKILVESMKYIHEHNLI from the coding sequence ATGATTACTTTTCAGGATTACTATGACAATACAGTGAAATTCTCGTTTTCGGAGCAGCCGTTCTCGGATGATCCCCGGCATGTTTGGGTCATCTGCAAATTTCATAATCAATGGCTGCTGACACGCCATCGAAACAGGGGAATCGAGTTTCCGGGCGGTAAAGTAGAACCCGGGGAAACGCCTGAAGAGGCAGCTGTAAGAGAGGTATTCGAAGAAACTGGCGGAATTGTGGAAGAGCTCAACTATATCGGGCAGTATGAAGTGTCAGGAAAAGATGCAACAGTTGTGAAAAACACTTATTTTGCCCGGATCCGGGAAGTCCGAAAAAAAACGGACTACCTGGAAACGGAAGGTCCTGTTCTGGTCACTAGCCTGCCGGATAATATCCGCAGCCGCAAAGAATTCAGTTTTATGATGAAAGATAAGATATTGGTTGAAAGTATGAAGTATATTCATGAACACAACCTTATTTGA